Within the Govania unica genome, the region GACGCGGGTTGGTTGCGAAGAAGGGGTTTGCGGCAGCTGCACCGTTCTGATGAACGGGCAGAGCGTGCGCGCCTGTCTGACCCTTGCGGCGCAGGCGGACGGGGCGCGGATCGAGACGGCGGAAGGCTATGGCGGCGATCCGTTGTCGGTGGCCATTCAGGATGCGTTTGTCAAATATTACGGGGCGCAATGCGGGTTCTGCACCTCGGGCATGATGGCGGTCATTCGCGAATATCTGACGGATAAAAGCGTCCGCGATCACGGTGATGAAACGGTGATCCGCAATCGCTTGAGTGCGGTGGCCTGTCGCTGCACCGGCTATCAACCCATTGTGCGGCTGGTGCAGAGTTTGGTGCGAGGTGGTCATGACTATTGATCAGTTTTCAGGGGCGGGGCAATCCTCGGCCGTCGGGCAGTCGGTACCGAACAGGAATTTGCGGCGCTTTGTCGAGGGGCACGGTCGCTATGCCGCCGATTTGAAATTGCCGGATGCTCTGGTGTTGCTGGTGGCGCGGAGCCCGGTGGCGCATGCGCGATTGATCAAGGTCGATGGGGCGCGGGCGCGGGCGCTTGATGGGGTCGAGCTGGTGCTGACCGGGGCCGATATGGCCAGGTTAGGGGCGCAGCCGTCCTTGTGGGATTTGCCGGGGCAGCAGCAATCCAACCTGAAGGCGCTGGCGGAAGATCGGCTGCGGTATGTGGGGCAGCCCTATGCCGCTGTGGTGGCGCGGGATCTTGATACGGCGCGGCAGGCGTTGCGTCTGATCGTGCCGGAGTATGAAATGTTGCCGGTGCTGGCTGATATGGACGCCGGGCTCGCGGCCGATGCGGTGAAGCTTTATGATCATTGGCCTGACAATGTGATGGGGCGGCAGGTCTGGAAGACGGGCGATTTTGACGCCTGTGCGGCGACGGCGGCTGTGGTGGTGAAAGACCGCTTCACGACCCAGCGTGTGCATGCCTTGTCGCTTGAGCCGCGTGGCGTGGTGGCGGTGCCGGATGCGGTTGGCAATGGTCTGACGGTCTGGGTCTCGACCCAATCGGTGCATCAGGTACGCGGCGCGCTGGCGGGCTGCCTCAATATTCCCGAGCATCATTTGCGGGTGATCGCGCCGGATGTGGGCGGGTCGTTCGGCATGAAGGCCTGCGCCTTTGGCGAGGAGACGCTGGTCGCCCTGGCCGCGTTGAAAACCGGGCGGGCGGTGCGCTGGCATGAACAGCGGGCGGAAGCCTTTGTCGCCTCGACCCATGGGCGGGATGAACGGGTGGATCTTGAGGCCGCTTTTGCGGCGGACGGGCAGCTGTTGGGCTTGCGGGCCACTGTGGTGCTGGATAAGGGAGCAGACCCTTATGCAACGTCCATGGGCACGGCCTGGATCACCGGGGCCTTGCTGACCGGGCCTTATGCGGTGGATTTGATTGATATCGAGACGCTGGCGGTGGTCACCAACAAGACGCCGACCGGGGCCTATCGCGGGTTCGGGCAGCCGGAGGCGAACTTTGCGCTGGAACGGGCGCTGGATTTGGCGGCGCATCGCCTTGGGTTGGACCGGGCGGCGATCCGGCGGCGCAATCTGGTGCCGGAAAGTGACTTGCCAAAAGCGACGCCGACCGGGATCGTGCTGGATAGCGGGAATTATGTCGGGTTGATGGATCAGACGCTGGCGCAGTTCGGTTATGAGCCGGGGCGTGTCGTGGCGACGGGGACGAAACGGCGCGGGCAGGGCTTTGCCTGTTATTCGGAGGTGACGAATTTCGGTCCCTCGGCGCTCTGTAAGATGGTCGGCGTTAATAGCGGTGGGTTTGATATTTCAAGCATCCGCATGGAACCAAGCGGGCATGTGCGGCTGTTCAGCAGTCAGACGCCCATGGGGCAGGGCATCGAGACGGTGCTGACGCAAATCTGCGCCGACGAGCTTGGCGTGCCGCTTGAGGATGTGGAGATCAGTTGCGGGGACAGTCTGCTTGGGCCTTATACCGCCTATGGCAGTGGCGGCAGTCGTGGGGCTGGGGTTGGCGGGGCCTCGGTCATGTTGGCGACGCGGAAGCTTGCGTTGCGGCTCCGGACCTGGGGCGCGCATCTGCTTGGGGCCGATCTGGACGATGTCGTGATCAGTCAGCGTGGCGTGCAGGTGAAGGGCGAGCCGACACGGCGGGTGAGCTTTGCCGATATCGGGCGGGAAGCTTATTTCGGTGCGACGGTGCCGGAGGGGCTTGAGCTTGGACTTGAGGATCGGGCGTCTTACGATCCTCCGGGGCTTGCGGTGTCTTACGGCACGGTGGCGGTTGAGATCGAGCTTGATACCGAAACCGGCGTGGTGACGGTGGAACGCATGACTTATGGCCATGATTGCGGCATTCAGATCAATCCTGAGATCGTCGACGGACAGGTGATCGGGGCTGCGGTGCAGGCGATCGGCGCGACGCTTTATGAGGAGCTTCATTTTGATGCGGAGGCGCGGCCGCTGATCCTCAGCATGCAGGATTATTTTATTCCCTTTGCTGCAGATGTGCCGAATATTTCGCTGTTGCACAGATCGACGCCGACGCCTTTTTCCCCGACCGGAGTGAAGGGGGTGGGCGAAAGCGGCATTATTGCCGTGCCCGCGGCCATTGCGAGCGCGGTGCAGGATGCCATGGGCTATGACGTGGCGCTGACGACTTTGCCATTGTCGCCGCCGCGCTTGTTTGCGGCCATGAAGGGATGAGCTGGATGCGGGGTCCGTTTGCGTTTGATCGTGTGCTGTGGGCCGCGACGGCGCGGGAGCGGGCGTCTTATCCGATGCTGGATTGTGAGCGGTCTGTGGATTGCGTCATCATTGGTGCGGGGTTCACTGGCTTGTCGGCGGCCTTGCATCTGGCCGAGGGCGGGCGATCGGTCGCCGTGCTTGAAGCGCGCGAGCCGGGGTTTGGCGCGTCGGGGCGGAATGCCGGCGGGTTTCTGTCGCTTTATCTCGATCACAGTCCGAGCAGCGTTGAAAAGCTTTTGGGGCGGGAGCGGGGACGGCGGCTCAATGAGATGGTGGCGGGCGGTCCGCGTCTCGTGCGGGAGCTTTTGGAGCGGCACCGGATCGATGCCGATTTTGACGGGCGTGGGATTGTCGTGGCCGCGCATAATCGCGGGGCTGAGGCGAAATTAGAGACGCTTGGGCAGGAATGGCGCAGCTGTGGCGCGGGCATTTCGGATCTCAGCCGGGAGGCGTTGCGGGCGCGCACGGGCAGCGGGAAATTCGGTGCCGGGCTTTTGTTCACGGATGGCGGAACGTTCAATCCGTTGGCCTATGTGCGCGGGCTCGCGCGGGCGGCGAAAGCGGCGGGGGCGGAGATTTATGGCGAGACGACGGCCTTGGGGATCACGCCTTCGGCCGGGCAATGGCGGGTGACCACGGCGGCGGGCGTTGTGCTGGCGCGGCAGGTGCTGATCGCCACCGATGGCTATGCGGCGCATGCGTCCTTATGGCCGGGGTTGGAGCGGACCTATTATCAGATTCCGGTGGCCATGGTGACGACGGCGCCTTTGCCTGAGGATGTGGCGACGGCCTTCCGGGCGCGAGTTCCGGTGGCGGATGGCAATAAGAATAATCCGCTGTGGCTCAAGCTTGATGGCTCCAACAGGCTGGTGGCATCGCTGTTGCCGCCGCGCGGGGATGATGACAGCGCGGATCAGGTGGCGCGGCCGGTGATGGAAAAAATCCGGCGGCTTTACGGGGCGGTGCCTGAGCTGCGTTGGGATCATTTCTGGATTGGTCTTGTGGGCATTCCGCAGGAACGGCTGCCGCGTGCCTTGGCTTTGGCTGATGGTGTTTGTGCAGTTGGTGGTTATTCCGGTCAGGGGATCGCGGCTGCGACTGCCGCCGGTCAGGAATATGCGGCTTATGTCATGGGCGGGGCACGGCAGGAGACATGCCGCCTGCCGTTCCTCGATCCGCGTCCGGTGCCGTTGCAGAAGGCAGTGCCGCGTCTTGTGAGATCGTTGGCCGGGCCGCTCAGCCGGATAACCGATAAAACCTATTCTAACCCAGTTAAATAAGGAGTGCCTCAATGGGACAAGCTTGTGTGACCGCACGGTATGAAGCGCCAGCCGAAAAGGTTTGGGAGTATCTGACCTGGTTCGGCGTCAAGAAGCTTACCGGGTCGTCGCTGTTCAAATCTGTCGAGTTCGATGGCTCCGAACAAAAACTTGGTGCGGTCCGCACGCTGCATCTGCATGAGGGATTGCCGGTCAGTGAACGGCTGATTGAATTCGATGACCGCGACAGGCTCAATGTCTATCGCGTGATCGATGCCGGACCTTTGCAGGTGATCGATTATGTCGGCCGCATCCGCGTGACGCCAAGCGGGCCGGATGCCTGTTTTGTGAAGATCAATTGCGACTTCACCGCTGTCGGCATGACGGATGCGGAGTGGCAGGTCATGTGGGAAACCATGGAGGCGCAGCTTCTGGAAGATCTGCGCAAGCTGGTTGAAGCTTGAGGTTATGGGACGATTTTGATAGCTGCGGATCTCAGGATCCGCAGCTTTTTTTATCGTTTACTCAGGCCGACAGGGCCAGCACGGCCTCGCGGACTTGACGGGTGGAGCTGTTGGCGCGTTGCGTTGCTGTTGCGATATGGCCGATATTGTCGGTGATCGTCTGCACGGCAATGGCGGCGGTTTGCATGTTTTGCGACATTTCGCGCGCGACGGCGGTTTGTTGTTCGACGGCGCTTGCGGTACCGACGGTATATTCCCGCACTGACTCAATGGATTGTCGGATGGTTCCGAGCGTATTGACCACTTCGTCGGAAACGCCTTGCATCCCGACGATTTCCTGCGAGATGCGGCTGGTGGCATCGGCCGCCTGATTGGCCAGATTTTTCACTTCGGTGGCGACCACCGCGAAGCCGCGTCCAGCGTCACCGGCGCGGGCGGATTCAATGGTTGCGTTCAGGGCCAAAAGATTGATCTGACCGGCAATGTTTTGAATAACCTCGACGATCCCGCCCATGGATTGAGCGGCGCTGGTCAGACGCTGCGTTGCCTGATCGGCCGCTTGCAGACGATCATAGGCATTGTCGGTGGCGAGTTTCGACTTTTGCATGGCATTGGCGATTTCCTGCACTGAGGCGTTCAGTTCCTCGGCCCCGGCGGCGACAATCTGCACATTGCTGGAAGTTTGTATGGACGCGCTTGAGGCATCGGTCGATTGCTGATTGGCGTTCGAGATGGCGTCGTCGATTTCGCTCAGATTATCGGAGATGATTTGACGGGCGCGATCGCTTTCCATGCGGGCCATGACTTCGCGCGTGACGTCGGTTGCATATTTCACAACTTTATAGGGGCGGCCATTCATATCCATGATGGGATTGTAGGAGGCCTGAATCCAGATTTCCGTACCATTTTTGCCAAGCCGTTTATATTCGGCCGCTTGATATTCACCGCGATTGAGGGCGGCCCAGAAATCACGGTATTCTGTGCTGTGGGCCTCTGCCGGTGCGACAAACATGCGGTGGTGATGACCGCGGATTTCTTCAAGGCTGTAGCCAAGCGCACCGAGGAAATTCTCGTTGGCCGAGATGACGGTGCCATCCATATTGAACTGGATGACCGCTTGAGATTTGCTGATGGCGGAAATTTGTACTGCATAATCGGCATTCTGGAGTGTTTGCGTTGTGATGTCTGTCGCATATTTGATGACTTTGGTCACTCTGCCCTTCGTGTCGAGAATTGGATTGTAGGAGGCCTGAATCCAGATTTCCCTACCATTTTTGCCAAGCCGTTTGTATTCGGCGGCCTGATATTCGCCACGATTGAGGGCGGTCCAGAAATTGCGATAATCGACACTTGCCGCATAGCTGCTTTCGACGAACATGCGATGGTGCTGCCCGGCGATTTCATCCAGTCTGTAACCAACGGCATTCAAAAAATTTTCGTTGGCGTCGAGGATGACGCCGTCCTTGTCGAACTGGATCACCGCCTGGGATTTGTTGATGGCGGCGACCTGTCCGGCAAAATCGGCGTTTTGTTTTTTTTGGTCCGTGATGTCGCTGGCATATTTAACGATTTTATAGGGCATGCCATTGGCGTCGCAAATCGGATTGTAGGAAGCCTGCAGCCAGACATTGCGGCCTTTTTTATCAGTGCGGAGAAATTCCCCGGATTGAAATTCGCCGCGCTTCAGAGCGGACCAGAAGTTGCGATATTCGGGGGTCTTGTCGTAACCAGATTCAACAAAAAGACTGTGATGGCGGCCTTCAATTTCTGACAGGCTATAGCCCAACGTGGCGAGGAAATTTTCGTTTGCGGAGAGAATTGTTCCGTCTAACTTGAACTCAATTCTTGCCTGGGATCTGTCGAGAGCGGCCAATTGGTCTTTTCGCGAGCGAGACTCTGCCGAAAGGAAAAAATGACGCATGGTTTTTTGCCCCTTTAAACCATCTTTGTGAATTTTCCAGTTTGTCTTGTCCCTGAAACTACGATTGCCTTGTTTTCTGATTTTTATTTGTATGTTTAATTCAGAATATTTATTTTGAACTAAGTGCAGTTAAGAGAGGGTTAAGGGCCGAAAATGAAAACTGATGCAGTAGTGTCCCAGGGGTGAAAAGCCTGCTTCTTCCAGGATTGGCAGGGTTTTAAGGGCAGGTTGGGTGTTTTTCCGTTTTCTCTGGCCAGCGACAGCAGAGAGGATCACAATAAAACGATCAGAATAAACGGTCAGGAAACCCACGCTCGGGCCCCATGAGGGGAAGGAGGCCGTGATGGCCATCGAACTGCCGCATGACGATGATGTTGAAATTGAACTGACGACGCAGCAAGCGCGACAAGGTTTGGAGCTGCATGCGATGCGTTATGTGCTGGGCATTTCCATGGTCATAGCTGTTATCGCCATGGTGTCGGTCGCGATTTTCACAGCCTGAACAGGGACTCAGTCGCGGCTGCGCAGGCTGCGGGTGACGTTGCGCAGGGCGAAGCTTGAGTGAATACGCGCGACTCCGGGCAGGTTTGACAATAATTCCGTGTGGATCCGTTCATAATCCGTGGTGCTTGCCGCCTCGACTCGCAACAGGTAATCAGAGCCGCCAGTCATCAGATAACATTCGCGAATTTCCGGATATTTGCGGATGGCATTTTCAAACTTCCGAAAATAGGCCTCGGTCTGGCGTTCGAGGGTGATCTGTACGATCACCACCGCCATGTCTTCGCGTATCTGTTCGTCTATGATGGCCGTATAGCCGCGAATGACGCCGCTTTGTTCCAGCAGGCGCAGACGGCGCAGGCAGGCCGAGGGCGATAACCCCACTTCAGCGGCGAGGCTTGAATTGCTGATGCGTCCGTCGGTCTGAAGGACGCGGATAATCTTGCGGTCGGCGGCGTCAAGCGGTGTCATATGCGATTTCTGCCAATATATTAAAATATAATTCCATATTTAACATAAATTGGTCAATTATGCGAATAAATAAGCAAAAATTCGAATAATTTGCGAATATTCTGGGGCTGGAGTGGTCTTATATGGGATGGCATGTTGCGGGTAGCATGCTTTGTCGGTCGGGATTGTCATCATGGCGGGTAAGCTGTCCTTGCGTTCCGCAGGGGTCGAGACGGATGAGATCGGGGCTTTGAGCCGACTGGTCATAGATGTGGGCGCGATCCGGGAGAATTACCGGATGTTGCGTGCGCGTGTGGCGCCTGCGTCCATTGCCGCTGTGGTCAAGGCGGATTGCTATGGCCTTGGGGCTGTTCAGATCGTGCCGGTGCTTTATGCGGATGGCTGCCGCCATTTCTTTGTCGCCCAGCTGGCGGAAGGGCTGGCGATCCGGGGCTCCCTGCCGGAAGATGCGGAGATTTATATTCTGAACGGCCTCGCGCCCGGGGCTGAGGCGGCTTGTGCGGCGGCGGGACTTGTTCCGGTGCTGAACGGGCGGGATCAACTGGATCGTTGGGGTGCCTGGGCACGGGGGCTTGGGTTGTCGTTGCCTGCGGTGCTGCAGCTGGATAGCGGCATGTCGCGGCTTGGGCTGTCGCCAGCTGAGGTTGCGGCTTTGACGCCCGCGGCCTTGGCCGGGCTTGATATTCGGCTGGTGATGAGCCATCTCGCCTGCGCCGATGAGCCGGAGCATCCGGCCAACCGGGCGCAGCTTGCAGGTTTTGAGGCTTTGCGGGCCAGGCTGCCTGCGGCACCGGCGTCCTTTGCCAATTCGGCAGGGATTTTTCTTGGGGCGGACTATCATTATGACCTAGCTCGGCCGGGGGCGGCGCTTTATGGCCTTGCACCCGTTGCGGGGCAGCCGAACCCGATGCTGCCGGTGGTGCGCCTTGAGGCGCAGGTGATTCAGATCCGGGATATTCCGGCCGGGGCTTTTGTGGGCTATGGCGCGAGTTTCGTGGCGGATAAGGTGACCCGGGTGGCGACGATTTCGCTCGGCTATGCCGACGGCTGGCCCCGCCATCTGAGCAATTGCGGCGCGGCTTATATCAAGGGGCAGCGCCTGCCGATCCTTGGACGCGTGTCCATGGACAGCATCACGCTTGATGTGAGCGAGGTTGCGGCGGATGCTTTGCGGGCGGGCGATTTTGTGGAATTGCTTGGGGCCTCGCAAGCGGCGGATGATGTGGCGCGGGATGCGGGGACCAATGGTTATGAAATTCTCACCAGTCTCGGACGGCGGCATCACCGCGTCTATGAGATGTGACGGTTGAAAGCGGAGACAAAACAGTGCGTGTAATCATTCTCGGCAGCGGCGTCATCGGTGTGACCTCCGCCTATTATCTGGCGCGGGCCGGTCATGAAGTGACGGTGATCGATCGTCAGCCCGGTCCGGCGCTTGAAACGAGTTTCGCCAATGCCGGGGAGGTGTCGCCCGGCTATGCCTCGCCCTGGGCTGGCCCCGGGGTGCCTGTTAAGGCCATCGAATGGCTGTTCATGAAACATGCGCCGCTGATCGTACGGCCAAAGCTTGATCCGGCGCAGTGGATCTGGATCGCGCAGATGCTGCGCAACTGTACATCGGCGCGTTACGCCCTCAATAAATCGCGGATGGTGCGGCTGGCGGAATATAGCCGTGATGTGCTGCGCGATCTGCGGGCGGAGATCGGCATCAGTTATGACGAACGCAGCCTTGGCACGCTGCAACTGTTCCGCACGCAAAAGCAGCTGGACGATGCGGCGAAGGATATTGCCGTGCTGAAGGACTATGGCGTGCCTTATGAGTTGCTGGACCCTGCGGGCTGCATTGCGGCCGAGCCTGCGCTGGCCAAGGTGCGCGGCAAGATCATCGGCGGTCTGCGCTTGCCGCAGGATGAAACCGGCGACTGTCAGATGTTTACGGAACGTCTGGCGGCGAAGGCTGAAGAGCTTGGGGTTGTCTTTCAATATAACACGCGGATCGACGGCATCGAGACGGCGGGGGACCGGGTGACCGGGGTGGCCACCAATCATGGTCGGGTTGAGGGCGACGCCTATGTGGTGGCGCTTGGCAGCTATTCGCCGTTGCTGCTGAAGCGGATCGGCATTTCCATTCCGGTCTATCCGGTCAAGGGCTATTCCATCACGGTGCCGATCACCAATGCCGATGCCGCGCCGATGTCGACCATCATGGATGAAAGCTATAAAATCGCCATCACCCGGCTTGGCGATCGCATTCGCGTTGGTGGGATGGCTGAGCTTGCGGGCTACAGTCCGAAGCTTTACGCCGAACGGGAAGCAACGCTGAAATTTTCAGTGGGCGATTTGTTCCCGGACGGCGGCGATCTGACGCGGGCAAGTTTCTGGACCGGGCATCGCCCGATGACCCCGGACGGCACGCCCATTCTGGGCGGGACGCGGTATAGCAATCTCCATCTTAATACCGGTCACGGCACACTTGGCTGGACCATGGCTTGCGGATCGGGCCGGGTTCTGGCCGATCAGTTGAGTGGGCGTGCGTCTGACATTGATGCGAGCGATCTGAGTTTGGCGCGTTATTGAGGAAGGGCGTTATTCTGAGGCGCAGTTACGGTTTGAAAATACTGTCATTGCCGGGCTTGACCCGGCAATCCATGGGTCAACCGGCAAACTGCTGGCGAGATGGATTGCCGGGTCAAGCCCGGCAATGACAGTGTGTTTTGAAACTTATACCGGTCAGCCATGGCCGACACTGCCTGCTCTCAGGCCCGTTCGTTCAGCCAGTCGGTGACGCAGCTGTAATAGGGGTAGAACGGGGCCAGGGTCTGTTGCAGGGTGATGTCGAGGCCGCCTTTTGGCTTGACCACCGGGGCGGGGAGGGCGTCGAAATTATTGGCGCTGACGGCTTTGGCAACGGCTTCGCCGAGCACGGTGGAGAGGGCGATGCCGCGTCCGTTGCAGGCGCTGAGGGAGATGATGCCGTCATTGCCGATGACGATTTCCGGCAGGCGGGAGCGGGTGACGCTGGCCTTGCCGCTCCACAGGTAATCGATGGTTGGGACCGCCGAGAAGCCCAGATGCTTGTGCAGCCGTTTGGCCATGACGTGAGCAGCCATTTGCCCTGGCATGCCGAAGGCGGTGACGGCGCCGGTGATCAGACGCCAGTCGCGGTCGAAGCGATAGGTGAAGAGATTGCCACGGGTATCGGAAAGGCTTTCGCCGTTCTTGAACAGGCGGGCCCGCTCGTGAACAGGGATCGGCGTGGTGGCGCATTGCCAGATTTTCATGCGCACAATGGATTTTTCAAATTCGGGGGCGAGGCCGTTCGCCTGGGCATTGGTGCAATTGATCACACGTTCGGTCAGGATCGCGCCGCGCGGGGTGGTGATGCGGAACCATTGACCATTGCGTGTGATGGCGGTGGCAGGCGTGCTTTCATAGACGCGCACACCGGCTTTATGGCCTGCGAGAACCAGCCCGATCGTATAATTTAAAGGATGCAGCGTGCCGCCCGTGGGCACCATCCAGCTGCCGGTGTAGCCGCCGACGCCTGTGCGGGCGCGGGTTTCTTCGCCGTTCATGATATCGACGTTGAAGCCATGGGCCTGCCAGTCTTCGGCCACGGCGCGCACGCGGTCCCAGGCTATTTTTCCGGCGGCGGGCTGATACCAGCCGCCCTGCTGGGCGTCGCAGTGGATATCATGCTGTTTGATGAGATCGAAAACGCGGGTGGCGGAATGGCCTACGGCTTGCACAAGTCGTTCGCCGGTGGCACCGAGGCTGGCGATGGCTTGCGCCGGACCGGCAAAGGTGAAATGCGGTACGACAAAGCCGCCGGGGCGGGAGGAGGCACCCTCGCCAATGCGTTCCGCTTCGATGAGCGCGACGGAGACGCCGCTTTGCGCAAGCGTCAGGGCCGTGATCGCTCCCATGATGCCGCCGCCGATCACGGTGACATCGGCGCGGGTCTCGCCTTCGAGCTGGGCAAAATTAAGGAGCGGCGCTGCGGTGGCACGCCAGAGATTGGTCGGTAAATTGGACATGAAATTTCGTTCAAAGAAAAAGCGCAGGCTGATCGGAGAAACACTTTCGGACCAGCCTGCACTTCAAAGATCACACAGGAGTATTCAACGAGTCTTTTTTAGTATTTGAAGCTCAGCGTTGCGCCATAGGTGCGCGGGTCGCCAAGGAAGTTCTGCGACGGGAAAATGCCGCCGTAATTGTCGTAGGAGTTGCTGACATAGAGCTTGTTGGTCAGGTTGCGACCCCAAACAGCAAATTCCCAACGGTTGTCGAGGCTGGTAACCGCGACGCGTGCGTTCAGGAGGACATAGCCCTTCTGGGCGCTTTGGCCACGGTTGTTGATTGAATAGTAGACATTGCTGCGATAGGAGCCGTCAACCAGGACATAGCTGCCGAAGCCCTGAGCTTCGATCGGCAGTTGATAGCGGACGAGACCGCTCAGTGCGAATTCGGGGGAATTCGCAAGCTGGTTGCCAAGATAATCGGCTTCAACGGCCGGGTTGATCTTTCTGACCTTGGTGTTCATGACGTTGGCCGAAGCCTGAACCGTCAGGCCATCAACCGGACGCGCCGTGGCTTCAAGTTCAAGGCCATAGACGCGGGCGTCACCGGCATTGTTCAGCACGATGACGTTGATGCCGCCAGCGCGGATTTCCGTCACAAAGGCCTGGAAGTCTTTCCAGTCATAGTAATAGGCGGCGGCATTCAGTTGCAGGCG harbors:
- a CDS encoding (2Fe-2S)-binding protein — translated: MSGMLSIGCTVNDREKRAEVSPLTTLAGLLRDHLGLTATRVGCEEGVCGSCTVLMNGQSVRACLTLAAQADGARIETAEGYGGDPLSVAIQDAFVKYYGAQCGFCTSGMMAVIREYLTDKSVRDHGDETVIRNRLSAVACRCTGYQPIVRLVQSLVRGGHDY
- a CDS encoding xanthine dehydrogenase family protein molybdopterin-binding subunit; translated protein: MTIDQFSGAGQSSAVGQSVPNRNLRRFVEGHGRYAADLKLPDALVLLVARSPVAHARLIKVDGARARALDGVELVLTGADMARLGAQPSLWDLPGQQQSNLKALAEDRLRYVGQPYAAVVARDLDTARQALRLIVPEYEMLPVLADMDAGLAADAVKLYDHWPDNVMGRQVWKTGDFDACAATAAVVVKDRFTTQRVHALSLEPRGVVAVPDAVGNGLTVWVSTQSVHQVRGALAGCLNIPEHHLRVIAPDVGGSFGMKACAFGEETLVALAALKTGRAVRWHEQRAEAFVASTHGRDERVDLEAAFAADGQLLGLRATVVLDKGADPYATSMGTAWITGALLTGPYAVDLIDIETLAVVTNKTPTGAYRGFGQPEANFALERALDLAAHRLGLDRAAIRRRNLVPESDLPKATPTGIVLDSGNYVGLMDQTLAQFGYEPGRVVATGTKRRGQGFACYSEVTNFGPSALCKMVGVNSGGFDISSIRMEPSGHVRLFSSQTPMGQGIETVLTQICADELGVPLEDVEISCGDSLLGPYTAYGSGGSRGAGVGGASVMLATRKLALRLRTWGAHLLGADLDDVVISQRGVQVKGEPTRRVSFADIGREAYFGATVPEGLELGLEDRASYDPPGLAVSYGTVAVEIELDTETGVVTVERMTYGHDCGIQINPEIVDGQVIGAAVQAIGATLYEELHFDAEARPLILSMQDYFIPFAADVPNISLLHRSTPTPFSPTGVKGVGESGIIAVPAAIASAVQDAMGYDVALTTLPLSPPRLFAAMKG
- a CDS encoding NAD(P)/FAD-dependent oxidoreductase, which translates into the protein MRGPFAFDRVLWAATARERASYPMLDCERSVDCVIIGAGFTGLSAALHLAEGGRSVAVLEAREPGFGASGRNAGGFLSLYLDHSPSSVEKLLGRERGRRLNEMVAGGPRLVRELLERHRIDADFDGRGIVVAAHNRGAEAKLETLGQEWRSCGAGISDLSREALRARTGSGKFGAGLLFTDGGTFNPLAYVRGLARAAKAAGAEIYGETTALGITPSAGQWRVTTAAGVVLARQVLIATDGYAAHASLWPGLERTYYQIPVAMVTTAPLPEDVATAFRARVPVADGNKNNPLWLKLDGSNRLVASLLPPRGDDDSADQVARPVMEKIRRLYGAVPELRWDHFWIGLVGIPQERLPRALALADGVCAVGGYSGQGIAAATAAGQEYAAYVMGGARQETCRLPFLDPRPVPLQKAVPRLVRSLAGPLSRITDKTYSNPVK
- a CDS encoding SRPBCC family protein; this encodes MGQACVTARYEAPAEKVWEYLTWFGVKKLTGSSLFKSVEFDGSEQKLGAVRTLHLHEGLPVSERLIEFDDRDRLNVYRVIDAGPLQVIDYVGRIRVTPSGPDACFVKINCDFTAVGMTDAEWQVMWETMEAQLLEDLRKLVEA
- a CDS encoding methyl-accepting chemotaxis protein; its protein translation is MRHFFLSAESRSRKDQLAALDRSQARIEFKLDGTILSANENFLATLGYSLSEIEGRHHSLFVESGYDKTPEYRNFWSALKRGEFQSGEFLRTDKKGRNVWLQASYNPICDANGMPYKIVKYASDITDQKKQNADFAGQVAAINKSQAVIQFDKDGVILDANENFLNAVGYRLDEIAGQHHRMFVESSYAASVDYRNFWTALNRGEYQAAEYKRLGKNGREIWIQASYNPILDTKGRVTKVIKYATDITTQTLQNADYAVQISAISKSQAVIQFNMDGTVISANENFLGALGYSLEEIRGHHHRMFVAPAEAHSTEYRDFWAALNRGEYQAAEYKRLGKNGTEIWIQASYNPIMDMNGRPYKVVKYATDVTREVMARMESDRARQIISDNLSEIDDAISNANQQSTDASSASIQTSSNVQIVAAGAEELNASVQEIANAMQKSKLATDNAYDRLQAADQATQRLTSAAQSMGGIVEVIQNIAGQINLLALNATIESARAGDAGRGFAVVATEVKNLANQAADATSRISQEIVGMQGVSDEVVNTLGTIRQSIESVREYTVGTASAVEQQTAVAREMSQNMQTAAIAVQTITDNIGHIATATQRANSSTRQVREAVLALSA
- a CDS encoding Lrp/AsnC family transcriptional regulator, coding for MTPLDAADRKIIRVLQTDGRISNSSLAAEVGLSPSACLRRLRLLEQSGVIRGYTAIIDEQIREDMAVVIVQITLERQTEAYFRKFENAIRKYPEIRECYLMTGGSDYLLRVEAASTTDYERIHTELLSNLPGVARIHSSFALRNVTRSLRSRD
- the alr gene encoding alanine racemase, which produces MAGKLSLRSAGVETDEIGALSRLVIDVGAIRENYRMLRARVAPASIAAVVKADCYGLGAVQIVPVLYADGCRHFFVAQLAEGLAIRGSLPEDAEIYILNGLAPGAEAACAAAGLVPVLNGRDQLDRWGAWARGLGLSLPAVLQLDSGMSRLGLSPAEVAALTPAALAGLDIRLVMSHLACADEPEHPANRAQLAGFEALRARLPAAPASFANSAGIFLGADYHYDLARPGAALYGLAPVAGQPNPMLPVVRLEAQVIQIRDIPAGAFVGYGASFVADKVTRVATISLGYADGWPRHLSNCGAAYIKGQRLPILGRVSMDSITLDVSEVAADALRAGDFVELLGASQAADDVARDAGTNGYEILTSLGRRHHRVYEM
- a CDS encoding D-amino acid dehydrogenase, encoding MRVIILGSGVIGVTSAYYLARAGHEVTVIDRQPGPALETSFANAGEVSPGYASPWAGPGVPVKAIEWLFMKHAPLIVRPKLDPAQWIWIAQMLRNCTSARYALNKSRMVRLAEYSRDVLRDLRAEIGISYDERSLGTLQLFRTQKQLDDAAKDIAVLKDYGVPYELLDPAGCIAAEPALAKVRGKIIGGLRLPQDETGDCQMFTERLAAKAEELGVVFQYNTRIDGIETAGDRVTGVATNHGRVEGDAYVVALGSYSPLLLKRIGISIPVYPVKGYSITVPITNADAAPMSTIMDESYKIAITRLGDRIRVGGMAELAGYSPKLYAEREATLKFSVGDLFPDGGDLTRASFWTGHRPMTPDGTPILGGTRYSNLHLNTGHGTLGWTMACGSGRVLADQLSGRASDIDASDLSLARY